The genomic interval aaatattttgaatttagtaatttaattttctttttgtaatttaaaatttattaatatgataaatttcttatttattaatattaaattaatttttattccccaaaatgttattttaaaatatgttcaacatatatgtatattttacaTTTGTTTCATGGACCATCTGATCTTTGATATTCCTGcaattataaaatatacttattttattttaaattataatgtaTTATAAAGAGTACAAAgagattttagttaaaataataagGTAAAATTGATAGAAAAAATGATAAGTTATACGCTCAAAGACTACTTGAagtaatttatcaaaaaatgcTATAAACTAATGTATAAAAACTATAAACTTGTGACAAAATGACTGTTAcgatacatatatatttttttttttgtcatatgAGCTTATAAACTATGAACTAACTTATTTATCTTACCATAAACACTTTAAATAggagtaaaattattaatttttttttatatttcattatggAGGGGGTGATTACTTAACTAACAGCAAAACTACCAAAATAGAAAAAACCAACATAAACAACATCTATAATTAAActactcttttatttatttattttggtcatCATACCTTTCATTTTACATTTGTTGCTCGTAAAACTtagactaaaaattaaataatgtctATTTGAAGCTTTGTTGAGCATATATGGCTAACTCTGATCTATTGAAATTGATTTAGATGGTGAGTTGCTTGGCTGAATTGGGGAAGACATATGtggaaaaattgataaataggGTAACAGCAGAATTACGTTTTGTATTTTGCTTCACATGCATTGCTAAGGAATTCGAAGAAATAAAACCTGAGTTGGAAGCTGAAAGAAAAACTATGGAGCAACGTGTTCAAGTAGCAGTAAGTGAAGGTAAAGTCATTCGGGCTAATGTTCTTCATTGGATAAAGAAAGTTGATAAGCTGATTCAAGGGAAcaccaaaacaaaacaaacatgtttttttggattttgtCCTGATTGCATAGGGCGATATAAAAGGGGAAAGGAGTTGGTAAATATGACAGAGGAGATTAAATCGTCAATAGAAAAGggagaaatatttgaaattattgatCTCCCTCAATCTCTTCCAGGTTGTGGTTATTATTCATTGGACTATTACATTCAATTTAAAGGCagagagtcaaaatacaaagaaCTATTGGATGTACTAAAAGATGACAACAACTATATGACCGGATTGCAAGGGATGGGGGGCACCGGAAAAACTACATTGGCCATAAAAGTGGGTAAAGAATTAGAGGAATCTAAACAATTCGATCATGTCATTGATACAACAGTATCATTTACTCTTGATATAAAAAAGATTCAAGATGATATTGCTGGACCTCTAGGATTGAAACTCAAAGACTGTAATAACTCAGACCGACCCAAAATACTAAGGAGCAGATTAACAAATGGTGAGAAAATTCTTCTTATTCTGGATGATGTGTGGGATCAAGACACCCCTCTTGATTTTGATAGAATAGGAATTCCAAAACAAGACAATCACAATGGTTGCAGAGTTCTTATAACCACACGTAGTAAACGAATACTCGATACAATGAATTGTGATAAGAAAATTGAATTGGAGATCTTATCCGatgaagatgcatggatcaTGTTCAAAAAGTATGCCGGTATAAACGATAGTTTTTCAAATAGCTTGACCAGTAAGGGACAAAAAATTGCTCGCGAATGCAAAGGATTACCGGTTGCAATTGCAGTAATTGCCAGAAGTTTAAAGGGCCAACAACATCGCAAGCATGAGTGGGATGCGACCTTGAAATCCTTGAAGAAGCATGTGTCCATGCCTAATGTTGATGACGATGTGGTTGGAATTTATAAATGTTTGAAGTTTAGCTATGATTATATGAAGAATAAAAAAGCCAAGGAATTGCTCCTCTTATCTTCTGTATTCCCAGAAGATGAAATAATTTCTGTTGAAATTCTAACTAGACTTGGCATTGGAATGGGCCTTTTTGGGGAGGATTATCGCAGCTACAATGATACCCGAAACGAAGTAGTTGTTGCCAAAAATAAACTCATAGATTCTTGTTTGTTGTTGGATGTCATTGATaccgaaaacaaagaaaatgtaaaaatgCATGATTTAGTTCATGATGCGGCTCAATGGATAGCGAACAAAGAGATTTGGGAtgtaaatttatctataaaagaTCAAAAGTTATTGgttcaaaaagaaataaatatcaaatatttattttgtaaaggGAAGGGCATGGATTTGTTTTCTTGTAAATTTGAGTGCTCCAAACTTGAGACTCTAATTTTTGACATAGACAGTGAAGGCCAGGAATGTATGGAAGTCCCAAATTCtttctttgaaaatattttcaagCTTCGAGTTTTATACTTTAAAAGTACTGACAAAGTGCACTCTCTATCATTACCACAATCAATTCAGTCATTGACGAATATTCGATCTTTGTTGGTTGAAGGAGTGGATTTAGGTGACATCTCTATTTTGGGAAAGCTGCCAAGTCTTGAGACTCTTGATTTGGATTTCTGTGCAATCAATGAATTGCCATTTGAAATTACAAAATTGGGGAAATTTAAATTGTTGAACTTGGATAATTGCGTAATTCGAAGGAATAATCCATTTGAAGTCATTGAAAAATGCTCATCACTGGAAGAGTTGTATTTCAAAAAGAGTTTTAACAATTTTTGTCAAGAAATAACCATACCCGAGTTGCAAAAGTATCATATTCATAAGGGCTGGAGTAGAACGAAATATTCACAATCAAAATATGTGAACTTTTGTGCTAGTGATGCAtcttttttttcagaaaaaacaCTCAATTATTTCATGCGAACAACAGAGTTTCTTCAACTATTAGAAATTGAGAGGGGATGGAGAAATCTCATGCCTGAGATTGTTCCTATAGATCTAGGTATGAATGATCTTGTTGAGCTTCATTTGATTTCTATTTCACAGTTACAGTGTCTCATTAAAACTATTGGTTCTCAAGTACCAAATGTATTGTCTAAATTGGTTGTACTAAGATTAGATATGATGGAAAATTTGGAAGAACTATTCAATGGTTCCTTATCCTTTGACTCTTTGAAGAATTTAGAGAGGCTATCAATGATGGAgtgtaaaaaatttcaaagattTTTTAATTGCAAGCTAAATCTCAGCAATTTGAAGACCTTGATACTAGAGCAATGTCCAATGTTGGTTTCCCTATTTCAATTGATGTCTCAGAATCTGGTGCAACTAGAGAAATTGGAAATAACTGATTGTGAGGAACTGAAAAACATAATAGATGTAAAAAGAGAGGAGGAATCAAGAGAAGAAATAGACGATGGTGATAATGATAACAAGAGGCATGGCTCGatttttccaaaactaaaagtTCTTGATATTGAGAGATGTCACCGATTAGAATCGATAATTCCCTTCCTCTCTTCTCAAGATTTTCCAGTACTAGAAGCTATCTCAATCAAAAGATGTGATGGGTTGAAATACATATTTAGCCAATACCAACATGTTGAACTTAAGTCACTAAAACAAATGGAGCTCTTTCAATTACCAAGTTTCATAGATATTTTTCCGAAATGCTATGATTCCATGTCTTTGCTTGTGAATGAGTCATGTTCCACTTCCAGAGATGGTTTCAAGGCACAAATACAATTGGACCCTATCAAATGCAATATCTTCTCTTGGACTTATatatgttgtcgtggtgataAATTTGGGAGTTCGTCAACAACTAGAATTCCATTGGTTTCTGAGGATCAACCACAGGAGTACTCAATCACATCGGTAACCCTCTCACCTTTCGGGTTTATTGTGAtactttatctttttaatgtgtATCTTGTATATTATTTGATAGCTTTTATGCATATTTAGCATCCCAAACTTGAAGGTTTCTATTATAAGTTGAATATGTTTGGAAGTGTTTCAAACACTTCGATGCACTAAATTTATTATAGATAATGTTAGCCTATCTTTAGGACTTATAAAAGAAAAGTTTATTATAGATAATGTAAGCCTATCTTTAGGacttataaaagaaaaatttattatagaTAATGTAAGGCTATCTTTAGGACTTATAATAGAAACGTTATAACTTATATGTTTGCATGTATATAAGTTGTATGCACATGTAAGGAATGTTTAGTATGATTTTTAGTTCCTTTACATTGGGATTACATTACAGGTATCAAATTCACACAATCTTCATATTCCACTCCCAGAGATGGTTTCAAGGAACAAATAGAATTGGACCCTATCAAATGCAATATCTTCTCTTGGCCTTTTatatgttgtcgtggtgataAATTTGGGAGTTCGTCAACAACTAGAATTCCATTGGTTTCTGAGGATCAACCACAGGACTACTCAATCACATCGGTAACCCTCTCACCTTTCGGGTTTATTGTGAtactttatctttttaatgtgtATCTTGTATATTATTTGATAGCTTTTATGCATATTTAGCATCCCAAACTTGAAGGTTTCTATTATAAGTTGAATATGTTTGGAAGTGTTTCAAACACTTCGATGCACTAAATTTATTATAGATAATGTAAGCCTATATCTTAAGGACTTATAATAGAAACATTATAACTTATATGTTTGCATTTATATAAGTTGCATGCACATGTAAGGAATGTTTAGTATGATTTTTAGTTCCTTTACATTGGGATTACATTACAGGTATCAAATTCACACAATCTTCATATATGGGAACGTGCTCAATGTCTTTCGGTACACCCACATTTCATGTGCAATATTAAAAACATTGTGCTGTTTCAAATTTTGAAGATAAAATCGGTGTTTATCCTGTCTATTGCTCCAAGAATGTTGGAAACTTTGACAATTACAAATTGTGATGAATTGAAGCACATAGTGATAGATACCGAAGATCATGACAGTAGTGGCAATAATTGGGGCAATGTCTTCCCTACATTGAAAAGGCTCCACGTTCAAAAGTGCATGCAATTGGAATACATATTTGGACACTACACTAATGACCATCAAAATCACACTGAGATTCACCTTCATCTTTCAGCATTGCAATATCTCAATTTTTGCAATCTGCCAAGTTTAGTCGCTATGTGTCCCAAAAAATATCGCCCAACATTTCCATCTTTAAAAGAACTTGAACTAAAAAATTGCTCCCAAGTTGATATCAAATCTATCGGTGATTTCATTATTCATTCAGTTTCAAAATCTCAAGACAGTACAATCATGAAGGTATCccttttttcttatatattttttgtttgccAAATTAATCAATGATTTCATTCTTACTCGAAGAATGTTATTGGATTGCAATTGATAACTACTTAGTGGAAAAAACTTGAAACGGGAATGTCACATTTGTTCCAATAGAATCAATGTTTGTGCAGTGTTGGTGAATCGTGTTAAGATAGTAGTTCCAAGCAAGATCTAAGTCTCACAAGTG from Cicer arietinum cultivar CDC Frontier isolate Library 1 chromosome 5, Cicar.CDCFrontier_v2.0, whole genome shotgun sequence carries:
- the LOC140920333 gene encoding disease resistance protein RPS5-like, producing MVSCLAELGKTYVEKLINRVTAELRFVFCFTCIAKEFEEIKPELEAERKTMEQRVQVAVSEGKVIRANVLHWIKKVDKLIQGNTKTKQTCFFGFCPDCIGRYKRGKELVNMTEEIKSSIEKGEIFEIIDLPQSLPGCGYYSLDYYIQFKGRESKYKELLDVLKDDNNYMTGLQGMGGTGKTTLAIKVGKELEESKQFDHVIDTTVSFTLDIKKIQDDIAGPLGLKLKDCNNSDRPKILRSRLTNGEKILLILDDVWDQDTPLDFDRIGIPKQDNHNGCRVLITTRSKRILDTMNCDKKIELEILSDEDAWIMFKKYAGINDSFSNSLTSKGQKIARECKGLPVAIAVIARSLKGQQHRKHEWDATLKSLKKHVSMPNVDDDVVGIYKCLKFSYDYMKNKKAKELLLLSSVFPEDEIISVEILTRLGIGMGLFGEDYRSYNDTRNEVVVAKNKLIDSCLLLDVIDTENKENVKMHDLVHDAAQWIANKEIWDVNLSIKDQKLLVQKEINIKYLFCKGKGMDLFSCKFECSKLETLIFDIDSEGQECMEVPNSFFENIFKLRVLYFKSTDKVHSLSLPQSIQSLTNIRSLLVEGVDLGDISILGKLPSLETLDLDFCAINELPFEITKLGKFKLLNLDNCVIRRNNPFEVIEKCSSLEELYFKKSFNNFCQEITIPELQKYHIHKGWSRTKYSQSKYVNFCASDASFFSEKTLNYFMRTTEFLQLLEIERGWRNLMPEIVPIDLGMNDLVELHLISISQLQCLIKTIGSQVPNVLSKLVVLRLDMMENLEELFNGSLSFDSLKNLERLSMMECKKFQRFFNCKLNLSNLKTLILEQCPMLVSLFQLMSQNLVQLEKLEITDCEELKNIIDVKREEESREEIDDGDNDNKRHGSIFPKLKVLDIERCHRLESIIPFLSSQDFPVLEAISIKRCDGLKYIFSQYQHVELKSLKQMELFQLPSFIDIFPKCYDSMSLLVNESCSTSRDGFKAQIQLDPIKCNIFSWTYICCRGDKFGSSSTTRIPLVSEDQPQEYSITSVSNSHNLH